A single Dehalococcoidia bacterium DNA region contains:
- the argF gene encoding ornithine carbamoyltransferase: MKDLISIADLSSKDIQGLIDSAIELKRKRIGKQLAGKTLALIFEKPSLRTRVSFDVGMYELGGHSIYLSPAEIGLGKREPVEDVAAVLSRYVHGIMARTFSHDTVVQLAKYATVPVINGLSDEEHPCQILADLQTIYEKKGALKGLSVAYIGDANNCANSLLLACAITGMEFRIACPAGYAPSKAMLLKAKGKKGRVVITDDPKKAVSGADVIYTDVWTSMGQEEESAKRRKDFSGYQVNGKLIAVAKKDVILMHPLPAHYGEEVAAGMLRNPHSVVFDQAENRLHMQKAILVKLMK, translated from the coding sequence ATGAAAGACTTAATATCCATAGCCGATTTGTCATCCAAAGACATACAGGGACTGATAGACAGCGCCATCGAGCTTAAGCGCAAGCGCATCGGCAAACAGCTTGCAGGCAAGACGCTGGCGTTGATCTTCGAGAAGCCTTCGCTGCGCACGCGCGTCAGCTTTGACGTAGGCATGTACGAACTGGGCGGGCACTCGATATATCTGTCACCCGCCGAGATAGGGCTGGGGAAGCGCGAGCCGGTTGAGGACGTGGCCGCGGTGCTCTCGCGCTATGTTCACGGCATCATGGCCCGCACCTTCTCTCATGATACAGTCGTGCAACTGGCGAAATATGCGACCGTACCCGTGATCAACGGCCTATCCGATGAGGAGCACCCGTGCCAGATACTGGCCGATCTGCAGACTATCTACGAGAAAAAGGGGGCGCTGAAGGGATTGTCCGTAGCTTATATCGGCGATGCCAACAACTGCGCCAACAGCCTGCTCCTGGCCTGCGCCATCACGGGCATGGAGTTTCGCATCGCCTGCCCCGCCGGATATGCTCCGTCGAAAGCGATGTTGCTCAAGGCCAAAGGGAAGAAGGGCCGCGTTGTAATCACAGACGATCCGAAAAAGGCGGTTAGCGGCGCCGACGTTATATATACCGATGTGTGGACCAGCATGGGTCAGGAAGAGGAGTCGGCGAAACGCCGCAAGGATTTCTCCGGCTACCAGGTGAACGGCAAGCTGATAGCCGTCGCCAAGAAAGACGTGATACTCATGCATCCGCTTCCGGCGCACTACGGCGAGGAGGTCGCCGCGGGCATGCTGAGGAATCCGCACTCGGTAGTTTTCGACCAGGCGGAGAACCGCCTCCATATGCAGAAGGCAATACTTGTAAAGCTGATGAAATGA
- a CDS encoding NAD(P)H-dependent glycerol-3-phosphate dehydrogenase gives MKVAVIGTTSWGTTLAIIIARKGIDVALLGFTPEEAEKLAAERENADRLPGVRFPPSLSVFGGIDEVLRNASLIFIAVPSQDMRRNIQQAKGHIALKTTIVSCSKGFELDSTKRMTEVIIDELGVEYKPYVCALSGPNLSKEIANGLPAASVVAGYDMKSAEEARSALNSPSFQVYTSGDVVGVELGGTLKNIVALGAGMVDGLGYGNNAKAAYMAHGLSEIASLGVALGANPVTFLGLSGLGDLLATCDSTLSRNHTLGEGMARGRSMKEMVESMGSTVEGVPTTAAALKIARGLGVEMPITERIYKVLYNGLSPAKAMAELIGELQPLSD, from the coding sequence ATGAAGGTTGCCGTCATCGGTACAACGAGCTGGGGCACAACCCTTGCCATCATTATAGCGAGGAAAGGCATCGATGTGGCTTTGCTGGGCTTCACGCCTGAGGAGGCGGAGAAGCTGGCGGCTGAGCGCGAGAACGCGGATAGGTTGCCCGGCGTGCGTTTTCCGCCGTCGCTGTCGGTTTTCGGCGGCATAGACGAGGTTTTGCGGAACGCGTCGCTCATCTTTATCGCGGTTCCCTCGCAGGACATGCGCAGAAATATACAGCAGGCTAAGGGACACATTGCATTGAAGACCACTATAGTCAGCTGCTCCAAGGGCTTCGAGTTGGACTCTACCAAGCGGATGACGGAGGTCATCATCGATGAGCTGGGAGTGGAATATAAGCCGTATGTGTGCGCCCTCTCCGGCCCGAATCTGTCCAAGGAGATAGCAAACGGCCTTCCCGCCGCGAGCGTGGTAGCTGGCTACGACATGAAATCGGCGGAGGAGGCTCGAAGCGCACTGAATTCCCCTTCGTTTCAGGTCTATACCAGCGGCGATGTGGTCGGAGTAGAGCTGGGCGGCACGCTGAAGAACATAGTAGCGCTGGGCGCCGGCATGGTGGACGGGCTGGGCTACGGCAACAACGCGAAGGCCGCATACATGGCGCACGGGCTCAGCGAGATTGCGAGCCTGGGAGTCGCGCTGGGCGCCAATCCTGTCACTTTCCTCGGCCTGTCCGGTCTGGGCGACCTACTGGCCACATGCGACAGCACGCTGAGCCGCAATCACACCCTTGGTGAGGGGATGGCCCGCGGACGTTCGATGAAAGAGATGGTCGAATCCATGGGCAGCACCGTCGAAGGAGTGCCCACAACGGCTGCCGCGCTCAAGATAGCTAGAGGGCTCGGCGTCGAAATGCCCATTACCGAGCGAATCTACAAGGTTCTTTACAATGGACTCAGCCCCGCGAAGGCCATGGCCGAGCTGATAGGCGAATTACAACCTTTGTCTGACTGA
- a CDS encoding TIGR03067 domain-containing protein translates to MKKFFLSIIPVLIITIVIVGCGSSDTSSSGNTELQGTWVGILTETCYTPPCRTYDITFTFNGDDLAVTNNGKDISGTFTLNTVANPKTIDFYIVTDEYGPEYEGKTAMGIYQLNGSNLELALGEAGGVRPTSFAEDNSIILIKQ, encoded by the coding sequence ATGAAGAAATTCTTTCTTTCCATCATTCCTGTTTTGATAATAACCATTGTCATCGTCGGGTGTGGATCGAGCGACACATCTTCGTCAGGCAATACTGAATTGCAGGGGACATGGGTCGGGATCTTAACCGAGACATGCTATACACCTCCGTGTAGAACATACGATATTACGTTTACCTTTAACGGTGATGATTTAGCGGTAACAAACAATGGGAAAGATATTTCAGGGACATTTACTCTTAATACCGTAGCCAATCCCAAGACGATCGACTTTTACATTGTCACAGATGAATATGGTCCTGAGTACGAAGGAAAAACTGCAATGGGCATCTATCAGCTCAATGGTTCAAATCTGGAGCTCGCACTAGGAGAAGCGGGCGGTGTTAGACCGACATCATTTGCCGAGGATAACTCGATTATTCTTATCAAGCAATAA
- the der gene encoding ribosome biogenesis GTPase Der produces MTKPIVAIIGRPNVGKSTLFNRLVGRRVAIVEDEPGTTRDRLYADISWKEKSFSLIDTGGLLADPSTSIEQLIKHQVVTAIEEADVIIFVIDVLDGITVVDKDLAELLRRSGKPLVLAANKADNEQRGYSAAQFYELALGDPVPISAYHGTGIHDLIDAVAKHLPEVHSEAEQAVMKIAIVGRPNVGKSMLLNAILGKERVIVSDKPGTTRDAIDTMFEWNGERVLLIDTAGIRRRGRIDRGIERYSVDRASQAIERSDITILVTEATDLLAAQDLHIAGFVSEAYKGMVVVVNKWDLVEDTAERRQYVADIRSKLKFMPDVPIVFISALHGRGIKNVLKAAREVYAERCKRIPTAYLNNAVRDMVAAHSPPSVRGRKLNITYTTQAEINPPTFVFSINDKSLLHFSYERYLENQLRRSFGFRGTPLKLVFKQKGGQ; encoded by the coding sequence ATGACCAAGCCTATAGTCGCCATCATAGGACGGCCCAACGTAGGCAAGTCCACACTGTTCAACCGCCTGGTGGGAAGGCGGGTGGCCATCGTCGAGGACGAGCCCGGCACCACCCGCGACCGCCTCTATGCCGACATCTCATGGAAGGAAAAATCTTTTTCCCTAATCGACACCGGCGGCCTTCTAGCCGACCCTTCGACCAGTATCGAGCAACTTATTAAACATCAGGTGGTAACCGCGATCGAGGAAGCCGATGTCATCATATTCGTTATCGATGTTCTGGATGGCATTACTGTAGTCGACAAGGATCTGGCCGAGTTGCTGCGGCGCAGCGGCAAGCCGCTGGTGCTGGCCGCGAACAAGGCCGATAACGAGCAGCGGGGCTACAGCGCGGCCCAGTTCTACGAACTTGCTCTGGGCGACCCCGTTCCTATCAGCGCCTATCACGGCACGGGCATCCACGACCTGATAGACGCGGTCGCTAAGCATCTGCCCGAGGTTCACTCCGAGGCGGAACAGGCCGTGATGAAAATAGCCATCGTGGGCCGGCCCAACGTCGGTAAATCGATGCTGCTGAACGCCATCCTGGGCAAGGAGCGCGTCATCGTATCGGACAAGCCCGGCACGACCAGGGACGCCATCGACACGATGTTCGAATGGAACGGCGAGCGCGTATTGCTCATCGACACGGCGGGCATACGGCGGCGCGGGCGCATAGACAGGGGCATTGAGCGCTACAGCGTTGACAGGGCATCGCAAGCCATCGAGCGCTCCGATATCACTATCCTCGTGACAGAGGCTACGGACCTGCTGGCGGCTCAGGACCTGCACATCGCCGGCTTCGTATCCGAGGCATACAAAGGCATGGTGGTTGTAGTTAACAAATGGGACCTTGTCGAAGACACGGCCGAAAGGCGGCAGTATGTCGCCGACATCCGCAGCAAACTGAAATTCATGCCCGATGTGCCCATAGTTTTCATCTCCGCGCTGCACGGCAGAGGGATAAAGAATGTCCTTAAAGCCGCACGGGAAGTCTACGCGGAGAGATGCAAGCGCATCCCTACGGCTTATCTCAATAACGCCGTCCGTGACATGGTCGCCGCGCATTCCCCTCCTTCGGTCAGGGGCAGAAAGCTCAACATCACCTACACGACCCAAGCGGAGATCAATCCTCCGACCTTCGTTTTCTCGATAAACGATAAGTCGCTACTGCATTTCTCGTATGAAAGATATCTGGAAAACCAGCTGAGGCGGAGCTTTGGATTCAGGGGCACTCCGTTGAAACTTGTCTTCAAACAGAAGGGAGGACAATGA
- a CDS encoding RsmE family RNA methyltransferase — protein sequence MQRFLIDRHCIDAESVVLKGEVVHQIRDVLRLRKGARIVVFNDEGLEYTVVLDSVKKDRIAGTIESTRERVETAVKITLYQALLKSDRFEFVLQKCTEIGVTEFVPIMCCRCVAGKPGANKIQRWEKVIKEATEQSGRSVPPALKSTASFEDAIRSARGLSIIASTGSASLSLREIIRPTANVNILIGPEGGFTDDELESARRHGVKEATLGPNTLRAETAGLVAATVILYEWGELDRPTLNILSMTE from the coding sequence ATGCAGCGCTTTCTTATAGACAGGCATTGCATTGACGCTGAAAGCGTCGTCCTTAAAGGCGAAGTTGTTCACCAGATCAGAGACGTGCTTAGGCTGCGGAAGGGCGCACGGATCGTGGTATTCAATGACGAAGGTTTAGAGTATACGGTCGTACTCGATAGCGTGAAGAAGGACCGCATCGCAGGCACTATCGAATCGACAAGAGAGCGCGTCGAGACGGCAGTCAAAATCACTCTATATCAGGCGCTATTGAAATCAGACCGCTTCGAGTTCGTCCTGCAGAAGTGCACTGAGATAGGGGTCACCGAGTTCGTGCCGATTATGTGCTGTCGGTGCGTTGCCGGGAAGCCCGGCGCGAACAAGATACAGCGCTGGGAGAAGGTCATTAAAGAGGCGACGGAGCAGTCCGGCAGGAGTGTACCGCCCGCATTGAAGTCGACCGCATCTTTTGAGGACGCAATACGTTCGGCGCGTGGACTGTCCATAATTGCTAGCACAGGTTCCGCCTCGTTAAGTTTAAGGGAAATAATTCGTCCGACGGCTAACGTCAATATATTAATCGGGCCGGAGGGCGGCTTCACAGACGACGAATTGGAATCGGCGCGAAGACATGGCGTGAAAGAGGCCACTCTGGGACCGAATACATTGCGGGCGGAAACGGCGGGCCTGGTTGCGGCGACGGTGATTCTTTACGAATGGGGTGAATTGGATAGACCTACTTTAAATATTTTAAGTATGACAGAATGA
- a CDS encoding cohesin domain-containing protein produces MRLTRITLLALLGISLLAAVACNSNSEQEPTPTPAASVTQQPTVTPTATTPAAASVTVSIDAPETVKKSSGRYFHAYVAITPVDGFFIAQYDISYDPDVIRVQDVRVGDISDTATRIEEWGYVPANTQGTLRIFNTVPASAGADSISGEGYLADIYFKIMGDPGDSSTISFVEGLGDPAGHLTIVNTQILEITATWVDASVTIE; encoded by the coding sequence ATGAGACTGACGAGGATAACTTTATTAGCGCTGCTGGGTATTTCACTGTTGGCTGCTGTTGCCTGTAATTCCAACTCTGAACAGGAACCGACGCCCACGCCTGCCGCTTCCGTTACGCAACAGCCGACGGTAACGCCAACGGCAACAACACCCGCCGCGGCTTCTGTAACCGTCTCGATCGATGCGCCGGAAACCGTGAAGAAGAGCTCCGGACGTTATTTCCACGCTTATGTTGCAATCACCCCGGTAGACGGCTTCTTTATCGCGCAATATGACATATCTTACGACCCGGACGTCATCAGGGTTCAGGACGTACGCGTAGGCGATATTTCCGATACAGCAACACGTATCGAAGAATGGGGCTACGTGCCGGCGAATACCCAGGGCACCTTGAGGATATTCAATACCGTGCCGGCCAGCGCCGGCGCCGATAGTATAAGCGGCGAAGGCTATTTAGCCGATATATATTTTAAAATCATGGGCGACCCCGGCGATTCCAGCACCATATCTTTCGTTGAGGGTCTCGGGGACCCGGCGGGCCATCTGACTATTGTTAATACACAAATCCTCGAGATTACCGCGACATGGGTCGACGCCTCGGTAACCATAGAGTGA
- the plsY gene encoding glycerol-3-phosphate 1-O-acyltransferase PlsY, translating to MIALQFIGMVVIGYLVGAIPFGVIIGKMTRGIDVREYGSGSMGMTNVMRTVGAKAGLIVLIFDVFKGAGVVALAWAVFYSANHDMVYWGQMAGGASAVIGHSWPIYIGFRGGKGIATAAGAILVLSWQVGLICLAVFLLMALAFRYISLGSIIAAIALVVSMVVFFTCYSGPAAYMAFSLVVAPIVIFRHRGNIKRLLAGTESKIGQKVKVK from the coding sequence ATGATCGCACTGCAATTTATCGGCATGGTGGTCATAGGATATCTTGTGGGAGCGATACCGTTCGGCGTTATCATAGGCAAGATGACGCGCGGAATCGACGTGCGCGAATACGGCAGCGGCAGCATGGGCATGACCAACGTCATGCGCACGGTCGGGGCCAAGGCCGGACTGATCGTCTTAATCTTCGACGTATTTAAGGGGGCCGGGGTCGTAGCCCTGGCGTGGGCTGTCTTTTATTCGGCCAATCATGACATGGTGTACTGGGGCCAGATGGCGGGGGGAGCTTCCGCCGTTATCGGCCATAGCTGGCCGATCTACATCGGCTTCAGGGGCGGAAAGGGCATAGCTACGGCGGCGGGGGCCATCCTGGTTTTATCATGGCAGGTTGGTCTAATATGTCTGGCAGTGTTTCTGCTGATGGCGCTGGCCTTCCGCTACATATCTTTGGGCTCTATAATTGCGGCGATTGCGCTGGTAGTGTCTATGGTTGTATTCTTTACATGTTATTCGGGGCCCGCCGCTTACATGGCGTTCTCTCTGGTTGTCGCTCCCATAGTCATATTCCGCCACCGCGGCAATATAAAGAGGCTGCTGGCGGGAACCGAGTCAAAGATCGGGCAGAAGGTTAAAGTGAAATGA
- a CDS encoding DUF5050 domain-containing protein, with amino-acid sequence MGETNIKQSYGRIKIRSSNRKSEIALTILLLSIITGVVFIAMHKTNFHKIEGKIAFVSSAIVDQEIYLMLDDNWNITNLTNTSGSNVAPAWSTDGKRIAFTSMRDGNWEIYVMNEDGSNQINLTNHSANESAPWWSPDGNKIIFFSDRDGNYEIYTINFDGLELERLTNNSTNDALPSWSPAGNLVVFSSDRDGDYEVYVMSDDGSNQVRLTNSSGSDMYASISPNEDRVIFMSERTGDYEIYVMNLDGTDVTNLTDSPYSWDAHPCWSPDGGKIAFSSDREGDPDIYIMDADGTSVTRLTYEYYNETFPRWWQ; translated from the coding sequence GTGGGAGAAACTAACATTAAGCAATCATACGGACGTATCAAGATAAGAAGTTCAAATCGAAAAAGTGAGATTGCTTTAACTATATTGCTCTTATCTATTATTACCGGCGTGGTCTTCATTGCGATGCATAAAACAAATTTTCACAAAATAGAAGGGAAGATAGCTTTCGTCTCAAGTGCAATTGTCGACCAAGAAATCTATCTCATGTTAGATGACAATTGGAATATTACCAATTTGACAAATACATCTGGCAGCAATGTGGCGCCAGCTTGGTCGACTGATGGTAAACGCATTGCCTTTACTTCAATGCGGGATGGAAACTGGGAAATATATGTAATGAATGAAGATGGGTCAAATCAGATAAACCTCACGAATCATTCAGCAAATGAATCGGCTCCATGGTGGTCGCCGGACGGCAACAAAATTATATTCTTTTCTGACCGCGATGGTAACTATGAAATCTATACTATAAATTTTGATGGTTTAGAATTAGAACGTCTCACGAATAACTCTACTAACGATGCTTTGCCATCTTGGTCACCCGCTGGCAATTTGGTTGTATTCTCCTCCGACCGTGACGGCGACTATGAAGTGTATGTTATGAGCGATGACGGGTCAAACCAGGTACGCCTCACAAACAGTTCAGGTAGCGATATGTACGCTAGTATATCGCCTAATGAGGATAGGGTTATTTTTATGTCCGAGCGCACAGGCGATTACGAAATATATGTTATGAACCTTGATGGTACTGACGTCACAAATCTGACCGATAGTCCATATTCCTGGGATGCTCATCCCTGCTGGTCACCTGATGGCGGCAAGATAGCGTTCTCATCAGACCGCGAGGGCGATCCCGATATATATATTATGGACGCTGACGGTACTAGTGTAACCAGACTAACCTACGAGTATTACAACGAGACCTTTCCGCGCTGGTGGCAATAG